A window of the Bacillus andreraoultii genome harbors these coding sequences:
- a CDS encoding HAD family hydrolase, with product MTLKTIFFDLDDTLHDHMQPFFKSVQTVFPTFDKGTSIQTVYKKFREVSDELWPIYCQGEIDIQDMRTERITRTLRNFQFPISLKKAEQFQQTYEDALNHLTLFPEVLDVIFYLKERNYQLGIITNGPTDHQNKKIELLGLKQFISKEFIFVSDEVGVAKPDSAIFQYACDKTDISPEETLYIGDTWENDVVGPIEAGWQSIWFNHRRRIRMTNHEPFSEIQRLIELRTIL from the coding sequence ATGACATTGAAGACGATATTTTTTGACTTAGATGATACATTACACGATCATATGCAACCATTTTTCAAATCCGTTCAAACGGTTTTTCCTACTTTTGATAAAGGTACATCGATTCAAACTGTTTATAAAAAGTTTCGAGAAGTAAGTGACGAACTTTGGCCAATATACTGTCAAGGGGAAATAGACATACAAGACATGCGAACGGAACGCATCACTCGTACGTTACGCAACTTTCAATTTCCCATATCTTTAAAAAAAGCAGAACAATTCCAACAAACGTATGAGGACGCACTAAATCATTTAACATTATTTCCTGAGGTTCTTGATGTCATCTTCTATTTAAAAGAAAGAAACTATCAACTTGGTATAATTACAAACGGTCCCACTGATCATCAAAACAAAAAAATTGAATTGCTCGGACTAAAACAGTTTATTTCAAAGGAGTTTATTTTTGTTTCTGATGAAGTAGGTGTGGCAAAACCCGACTCAGCCATTTTTCAATACGCATGTGATAAAACAGATATATCCCCTGAGGAAACCCTTTATATCGGTGACACTTGGGAAAATGATGTTGTCGGACCGATCGAAGCTGGATGGCAGTCTATTTGGTTTAATCATCGAAGGAGAATACGTATGACAAACCATGAACCATTTTCGGAGATTCAACGTTTAATAGAATTACGGACGATTCTATAA
- a CDS encoding winged helix-turn-helix transcriptional regulator translates to MNIEPELCKVENALEIIVGKWKPIILLHLLKNGTMRFSELKRSIPNITQKMLTKNLRELEEEDIIERVVFPQVPPKVEYSITEYGKELEPILHAMHEWGMKHAMHKQQRK, encoded by the coding sequence ATGAATATCGAACCCGAATTATGTAAGGTTGAGAACGCGCTTGAAATTATTGTTGGCAAATGGAAACCAATTATTTTGCTTCATTTATTAAAAAACGGGACGATGCGCTTTAGCGAATTAAAACGCAGTATCCCGAACATTACACAGAAAATGTTAACAAAAAATTTACGGGAATTAGAAGAGGAAGATATTATCGAACGGGTTGTTTTCCCTCAAGTACCACCAAAAGTTGAGTACTCCATTACTGAATACGGGAAGGAACTCGAACCAATCCTCCATGCCATGCACGAGTGGGGAATGAAACACGCAATGCACAAACAACAACGGAAATAA